A region of Burkholderiales bacterium JOSHI_001 DNA encodes the following proteins:
- a CDS encoding urea ABC transporter, permease protein UrtB (PFAM: Branched-chain amino acid transport system / permease component~TIGRFAM: urea ABC transporter, permease protein UrtB), with protein sequence MPLPFVRLLFGLLALLVSGAQALTPDQAFKIAAGETEDRMAALGAAVAAGDAALPAFVQAMLDDAVKVGGGKAFVVAADGKVVEAASGAAASLPADAEDVVNNNRMRRELEAALAGLSLFSPDRAVRAKAISELKDQVDEGRVAVIEKAAASETDPVLKAQLGLLRAAALISSPDKAKRIAAAKLLADSQEPATRSLLLEKLASESDGEVKAAMQASLDQVQSRLVWGERLGVLFTGASLGSILLLVALGLAITYGLMGVINMAHGELMMIGAYSAYMVQNLFRHYLPGAFDWYIVAAIPVSFGVSALVGAVLERGVIRWLYGRPLETLLATWGISLMLMQTVRSVFGAQNVAVENPSWLSGGVQVLPNLTLPYNRLAILVFAAAVLVGMALLIAKTRLGLFVRSVTQNRRMAACVGVNTARVDMMAFALGAGIAGLAGCALSQIGNVGPDLGQSYIVDSFMVVVLGGVGQLTGAVVAALGLGVLSKFLEGMAGAVLAKIMVLVFIVAFIQKRPQGLFAIKGRSAEA encoded by the coding sequence ATGCCACTTCCATTCGTTCGTCTGCTGTTCGGCTTGTTGGCGCTGCTGGTGTCTGGTGCACAAGCGCTCACGCCCGACCAGGCCTTCAAGATCGCCGCGGGCGAGACCGAGGACCGCATGGCGGCGCTGGGCGCCGCGGTGGCGGCCGGGGACGCTGCGCTGCCGGCCTTTGTGCAGGCCATGCTGGACGACGCGGTGAAGGTGGGGGGTGGCAAAGCGTTTGTGGTTGCTGCGGATGGCAAGGTCGTTGAAGCGGCCTCTGGGGCTGCGGCTTCGCTGCCCGCCGATGCCGAAGACGTGGTCAACAACAACCGCATGCGGCGTGAGTTGGAGGCTGCGCTGGCGGGCCTGAGCCTGTTCTCGCCCGACCGCGCGGTGCGCGCGAAAGCCATCTCCGAATTGAAGGACCAGGTCGACGAAGGGCGCGTGGCGGTGATCGAAAAGGCCGCCGCGTCCGAGACCGACCCGGTGTTGAAGGCCCAGTTGGGCCTGCTGCGCGCGGCGGCACTGATCTCGTCGCCGGACAAGGCCAAGCGCATCGCCGCGGCCAAGCTGCTGGCCGACAGCCAGGAGCCGGCCACGCGCTCGCTGCTGCTGGAGAAGCTGGCCTCTGAATCCGATGGCGAGGTGAAGGCGGCCATGCAGGCTTCGCTGGACCAGGTGCAGTCGCGCCTGGTGTGGGGCGAACGCCTGGGCGTGCTGTTCACCGGGGCCAGCCTGGGGTCCATCCTGCTGCTGGTGGCACTCGGCCTGGCCATCACCTATGGCCTGATGGGCGTGATCAACATGGCCCATGGCGAGCTGATGATGATTGGCGCCTATTCGGCCTACATGGTGCAGAACCTGTTCCGCCACTACCTGCCGGGGGCCTTCGATTGGTACATCGTGGCGGCCATCCCGGTGTCGTTCGGGGTGTCGGCGCTGGTGGGCGCGGTGCTGGAACGCGGTGTCATCCGCTGGCTGTATGGCCGGCCGCTGGAAACCCTGCTGGCCACCTGGGGCATCAGCCTGATGCTGATGCAGACCGTGCGCTCGGTGTTCGGGGCGCAGAACGTGGCGGTGGAAAACCCGTCCTGGCTGTCCGGCGGCGTGCAGGTGCTGCCCAACCTGACCCTGCCCTACAACCGCTTGGCCATCCTGGTGTTCGCCGCCGCGGTGCTGGTGGGCATGGCCCTGCTGATCGCCAAGACGCGCCTGGGCCTGTTCGTGCGCAGCGTGACGCAGAACCGCCGCATGGCCGCCTGCGTGGGCGTGAACACAGCGCGGGTGGACATGATGGCCTTCGCACTCGGCGCCGGCATCGCCGGGCTGGCCGGTTGCGCCCTCAGCCAGATCGGCAATGTGGGGCCGGACCTGGGGCAAAGCTACATCGTGGACAGCTTCATGGTGGTGGTGCTGGGCGGTGTGGGGCAACTCACCGGGGCGGTCGTCGCGGCGCTGGGCCTGGGCGTGCTGAGCAAGTTCCTGGAAGGCATGGCCGGCGCGGTGCTGGCCAAGATCATGGTGCTGGTGTTCATCGTGGCCTTCATCCAGAAACGGCCGCAAGGCCTGTTCGCGATCAAAGGTCGGAGTGCCGAAGCATGA
- a CDS encoding urease, gamma subunit (PFAM: Urease, gamma subunit~TIGRFAM: urease, gamma subunit): MDLSPREKDKLLIFTAALLAERRRARGLKLNHPEAVALITAAILEGARDGKSVAMLMGEGKTVLTRADVMEGVPEMIPDIQVEATFADGTKLVTVHQPIA; encoded by the coding sequence ATGGACCTGTCACCGCGCGAGAAAGACAAGCTGCTGATCTTCACCGCCGCCCTGCTGGCCGAGCGCAGGCGAGCGCGCGGCCTGAAGCTGAACCACCCCGAGGCGGTGGCCCTGATCACCGCCGCCATCCTGGAAGGCGCGCGCGACGGCAAGAGCGTGGCCATGTTGATGGGCGAGGGCAAGACGGTGCTCACCCGGGCCGACGTGATGGAGGGTGTGCCCGAGATGATTCCCGACATCCAGGTGGAAGCCACCTTCGCCGACGGCACCAAGTTGGTGACCGTGCACCAACCCATCGCATGA
- a CDS encoding urease accessory protein UreG (PFAM: CobW/HypB/UreG, nucleotide-binding domain~TIGRFAM: urease accessory protein UreG): MTLHTIAHRTKKLPPLRVGVGGPVGSGKTTLLEMLCKAMRQRWNLVVVTNDIYTKEDQRLLTVAGALEPERIVGVETGGCPHTAIREDASINLEAVDRLLERFPDADIVFIESGGDNLAATFSPELSDLTIYVIDVAGGEKIPRKGGPGITKSDLLVINKTDLAPYVGANLDVMQADTRRMRGQRPYAMTNLKALDGLQAVIDFIETRGLLRTDPVAV; encoded by the coding sequence ATGACGCTGCACACCATCGCCCACCGCACCAAGAAGCTGCCCCCGCTGCGTGTGGGCGTGGGTGGGCCGGTGGGTTCCGGCAAGACCACCTTGCTGGAAATGCTGTGCAAGGCGATGCGCCAGCGCTGGAACCTGGTGGTGGTCACCAACGACATCTACACCAAGGAAGACCAGCGCCTGCTCACCGTCGCCGGCGCGCTGGAGCCCGAGCGCATCGTCGGCGTGGAAACCGGCGGCTGCCCGCACACCGCCATCCGCGAGGACGCGTCCATCAACCTGGAAGCGGTGGACCGCCTGCTCGAACGCTTTCCCGACGCCGACATCGTGTTCATCGAGTCCGGCGGCGACAACCTGGCCGCCACCTTCAGCCCCGAACTCAGCGACCTGACGATCTACGTCATCGACGTGGCCGGTGGCGAAAAGATCCCGCGCAAGGGCGGTCCCGGCATCACCAAGAGCGACCTGCTGGTCATCAACAAGACCGACCTGGCGCCCTACGTGGGCGCCAACCTGGACGTGATGCAGGCCGACACCCGCCGCATGCGCGGCCAGCGGCCCTACGCCATGACCAACCTGAAGGCACTGGACGGGCTGCAGGCGGTGATCGACTTCATTGAAACCCGCGGCCTGCTGCGCACCGACCCCGTTGCTGTTTGA
- a CDS encoding urea ABC transporter, urea binding protein (TIGRFAM: urea ABC transporter, urea binding protein), producing the protein MLRRHALSALGAAFAASGLLATSAYAQDTIKVGVLHSLSGTMAISETVLKDTVLMTIDEINAKGGVMGKKLEAVVVDPASNWPLFAEKARQLITKDKVAVVFGCWTSVSRKSVLPVFEELNSLLFYPVQYEGEELSKNVFYTGAAPNQQAIPAVEYLMSKDGGSAKRWVLLGTDYVYPRTTNKILRAFLKSKGVAEADIMEEYTPFGHSDYQSIIAKIKKFASEGKKTAVVSTINGDSNVPFYKELGNQGLKATDVPVVAFSVGEEELRGVDTKPLVGHLAAWNYFMSVKNPTNTAFVKTWSDYAKAKGIAGHKDKPLTNDPMEATYIGIHMWKQAVEKAKSTDTDKVIAAMAGQTFPAPGGFMSTMDKENHHLHKPVFIGEVKADGQFNVVWKTKGPVVADPWSDFIAENKGKKNIPEKK; encoded by the coding sequence ATGCTTCGTCGCCATGCCCTCAGCGCCCTGGGCGCCGCCTTCGCCGCCTCCGGGCTGCTTGCCACCTCGGCCTATGCACAGGACACCATCAAGGTGGGCGTGCTGCACTCGCTGTCCGGCACCATGGCCATCTCGGAAACGGTGTTGAAGGACACCGTGCTGATGACCATCGACGAGATCAACGCCAAGGGCGGCGTCATGGGCAAGAAGCTCGAAGCCGTGGTGGTGGACCCGGCTTCCAACTGGCCGCTGTTCGCCGAGAAGGCGCGCCAGCTGATCACCAAGGACAAGGTCGCGGTGGTGTTCGGTTGCTGGACGTCGGTGAGCCGCAAGTCGGTGCTGCCGGTGTTCGAAGAGCTGAACTCGCTGCTGTTCTACCCGGTGCAGTACGAAGGCGAAGAGCTCAGCAAGAACGTGTTCTACACCGGCGCCGCGCCCAACCAGCAGGCCATTCCGGCGGTGGAATACCTGATGAGCAAGGACGGCGGCTCCGCCAAGCGCTGGGTGCTGCTGGGCACCGACTACGTGTACCCGCGCACCACCAACAAGATCCTGCGCGCCTTCCTGAAGAGCAAGGGCGTGGCCGAAGCCGACATCATGGAGGAGTACACCCCCTTCGGCCATTCGGACTACCAGAGCATCATCGCCAAGATCAAGAAGTTCGCCTCGGAAGGCAAGAAGACCGCGGTGGTGTCCACCATCAACGGCGACTCCAACGTGCCCTTCTACAAGGAACTGGGCAACCAGGGCCTGAAGGCGACCGACGTACCGGTGGTGGCCTTCAGCGTGGGTGAAGAAGAACTGCGCGGCGTGGACACCAAGCCCCTGGTGGGCCACCTGGCAGCCTGGAACTACTTCATGTCGGTCAAGAACCCGACCAACACCGCCTTCGTGAAGACCTGGAGCGACTACGCCAAGGCCAAGGGCATTGCCGGCCACAAGGACAAGCCGCTGACGAACGACCCGATGGAAGCCACCTACATCGGCATCCACATGTGGAAGCAGGCTGTCGAGAAGGCCAAGAGCACCGACACCGACAAGGTCATCGCCGCGATGGCCGGCCAGACCTTCCCGGCCCCGGGCGGCTTCATGTCCACCATGGACAAGGAAAACCACCACCTGCACAAGCCGGTGTTCATCGGTGAGGTGAAGGCCGACGGCCAGTTCAACGTGGTGTGGAAGACCAAGGGCCCGGTGGTGGCCGACCCGTGGAGTGACTTCATCGCCGAGAACAAGGGCAAGAAAAACATCCCCGAGAAAAAGTGA
- a CDS encoding urea ABC transporter, ATP-binding protein UrtD (PFAM: ABC transporter; Branched-chain amino acid ATP-binding cassette transporter~TIGRFAM: urea ABC transporter, ATP-binding protein UrtD) codes for MTPDLMEEGARRREAYAKKQAERATESGGRSASYGRIAKIGQADFTQGVALYLDDISVSFDGFKALNKLNLTVNVGELRCIIGPNGAGKTTMMDCITGKTRPDSGKAFFGSTIDLLRLSEPDIAQIGIGRKFQKPTVYEDLSVFENLELALAADRRARASLFSRLTGTQLDRIAEVLTTIHLRDDAQRTAGLLSHGQKQWLEIGMLLMQDPQLLLLDEPVAGMTDEETERTAELFLKLEGKHSLVVVEHDMKFVDQLTQGRKKVTVLHEGSVLAEGLLSEVQNNEKVVEVYLGR; via the coding sequence ATGACGCCTGACCTCATGGAAGAGGGGGCGCGCAGGCGTGAGGCCTACGCGAAGAAGCAGGCCGAGCGGGCCACCGAAAGCGGCGGGCGCAGCGCCAGCTACGGCCGCATCGCCAAGATCGGCCAGGCCGATTTCACCCAGGGCGTGGCCCTGTACCTGGACGACATCAGCGTCAGCTTCGACGGCTTCAAGGCGCTGAACAAGCTGAACCTGACGGTGAACGTGGGCGAGCTGCGCTGCATCATCGGCCCCAATGGCGCGGGCAAGACCACGATGATGGACTGCATCACCGGCAAGACCCGGCCCGATTCGGGCAAGGCCTTTTTCGGCAGCACCATCGACCTGCTGCGCCTCTCCGAACCCGACATCGCGCAGATCGGCATCGGCCGCAAATTCCAGAAGCCCACGGTCTATGAAGACCTGAGCGTGTTCGAGAACCTGGAACTGGCCCTGGCCGCCGACCGGCGCGCCCGCGCATCGCTGTTCTCGCGCCTGACCGGCACGCAGCTGGACCGCATCGCCGAGGTGCTGACCACCATCCACCTGCGCGACGACGCGCAGCGCACCGCCGGGCTGCTGTCGCACGGCCAGAAGCAGTGGCTGGAAATCGGCATGCTGCTGATGCAGGACCCGCAGCTGCTGCTGCTGGACGAGCCCGTGGCGGGCATGACCGACGAAGAGACCGAGCGCACCGCCGAGCTGTTCCTGAAGCTGGAAGGCAAGCACTCCCTGGTGGTGGTGGAACACGACATGAAGTTCGTGGACCAGTTGACCCAAGGCCGCAAGAAGGTGACCGTGCTGCACGAAGGCAGCGTGCTGGCCGAAGGCCTGCTGTCCG
- a CDS encoding urease accessory protein UreE (PFAM: UreE urease accessory protein, C-terminal domain; UreE urease accessory protein, N-terminal domain) — translation MLTIDKLLPQGRGLAAALRARAPSVALDWDLRRRSRFEALDSSGRRLAVFLPRGTVLRGGDVLVAEDGSLVQVQAAPQAVLRVTVPEGQSDAFALLRAAYHLGNRHVELELKPDHLKLEPDPVLAEMLQRLHLQVQACEEPFEPEGGAYAAGGHGHGHGHAHHDHDDPAHTHPH, via the coding sequence ATGCTCACCATCGACAAGCTGCTGCCCCAGGGCCGCGGCCTGGCTGCGGCGCTGCGCGCCCGTGCGCCCAGTGTGGCGCTGGACTGGGACCTGCGCCGCCGCAGCCGCTTCGAAGCGCTGGATTCCAGCGGCCGGCGCCTGGCGGTGTTCCTGCCGCGTGGCACCGTGCTGCGCGGCGGCGACGTGCTGGTGGCCGAGGACGGCAGCCTGGTGCAGGTACAGGCCGCGCCGCAGGCGGTGCTGCGCGTCACCGTGCCGGAAGGGCAAAGCGATGCCTTCGCGCTGCTGCGCGCCGCCTACCACCTGGGCAACCGGCATGTGGAACTGGAACTGAAGCCCGACCACCTGAAACTGGAACCCGACCCGGTGCTGGCTGAAATGCTGCAGCGCCTGCACCTGCAGGTGCAGGCCTGCGAAGAACCCTTCGAGCCCGAAGGCGGCGCTTATGCCGCGGGCGGCCATGGGCATGGCCATGGTCACGCACACCACGACCACGATGACCCGGCGCACACGCATCCGCACTGA
- a CDS encoding urease accessory protein UreF (PFAM: UreF~manually curated), with the protein MTRRTRIRTDRPPRLSAPSLLQLMRLASPSLPVGGFSYSEGMESAVEQGRVGNEADARAWLLDQLQLVLARSELPLAARAWRAWLRGDLDTVRELNTWHTLTRDGAESAQQAAQMGRSLVEWLRIAHPGDERVAQLAALRPAPCWPVAFALATQRCGAPCRDSLLALALGWAENMTQAAIKSVPLGQSAAQRLLAALSEAIPAVVDQALALPDSQRQAFAPMLAVLSAQHETQYSRLFRS; encoded by the coding sequence ATGACCCGGCGCACACGCATCCGCACTGATCGACCGCCCCGGCTGTCTGCGCCATCGCTGCTGCAGTTGATGCGGCTGGCCTCACCGTCCCTGCCAGTGGGCGGCTTCAGCTATTCAGAAGGCATGGAATCAGCGGTGGAGCAGGGTCGTGTCGGCAACGAGGCGGACGCGCGCGCCTGGCTGCTGGACCAGTTGCAACTGGTGCTGGCGCGCAGTGAACTGCCCCTGGCCGCGCGCGCCTGGCGCGCCTGGCTGCGGGGCGACCTGGACACGGTGCGCGAACTCAACACCTGGCACACCCTCACCCGCGACGGTGCCGAATCGGCCCAGCAGGCGGCGCAGATGGGCCGGTCCCTGGTGGAGTGGCTGCGCATCGCCCACCCGGGCGACGAGCGCGTGGCGCAGCTGGCCGCGCTGCGCCCGGCGCCGTGCTGGCCGGTGGCCTTCGCGCTGGCCACGCAGCGCTGCGGCGCACCCTGCCGCGACAGCCTGCTGGCCCTGGCCCTGGGCTGGGCCGAAAACATGACCCAGGCGGCCATCAAGTCCGTGCCCTTGGGCCAGTCCGCGGCCCAGCGCCTGCTGGCGGCGCTGTCCGAAGCCATTCCCGCCGTGGTGGACCAGGCACTGGCCCTGCCCGACAGCCAGCGCCAGGCCTTCGCGCCCATGCTGGCCGTCCTGTCGGCCCAACACGAAACCCAATACTCGAGGCTGTTCCGATCATGA
- a CDS encoding urease, alpha subunit (PFAM: Urease alpha-subunit, N-terminal domain; Amidohydrolase family~TIGRFAM: urease, alpha subunit): protein MATISRRAHAEMFGPTTGDRLRLADTGLVIEVERDFCTPGEEVKFGGGKTIRDGMGQSQRVNGPGPGDAVDLVITNALIVDHWGIVKADIGVRGCRIAAIGKAGNPDVQSGVDIVIGPGTEVIAGEGLIVTAGGIDSHIHFICPQQIEHSLASGVTTMLGGGTGPATGTFATTCTPGPENLARMLKSADAFAMNLGFLGKGNASQPQALRQQVEAGAIGLKLHEDWGTTPAAIDCCLAVAEATDTQVSIHSDTLNESGFVEDTIAATKGRSLCAFHTEGAGGGHAPDILRVVGEANFLPSSTNPTMPYTVNTVDEHLDMLMVCHHLDAGIAEDLAFAESRIRRETIAAEDVLHDLGAISMMSSDSQAMGRVGEVIIRTWQTAHKMKAQRGALEGDSSRHDNARVKRYIAKYTINPALANGIAHEVGSIEVGKWADLVLWKPAFFGVKPALVLKGGFIAAAAMGDPNASIPTPQPVHMRPMFGAYGGARHAGSLTFMSQAAVAAGLPQHLHLSKTVSAVKGCRGVTKRNMVHNSYLPAMAIDPQTYEVRADGVLLRCDPAAELPMAQRYFLF, encoded by the coding sequence ATGGCAACCATCTCACGCCGCGCGCACGCGGAAATGTTCGGCCCCACCACTGGCGACCGGCTGCGGCTGGCCGACACCGGCCTGGTCATCGAGGTCGAACGCGACTTCTGCACCCCGGGTGAAGAGGTGAAGTTCGGCGGCGGCAAGACCATCCGCGACGGCATGGGTCAGAGCCAACGGGTCAACGGCCCCGGGCCGGGCGACGCGGTGGACCTGGTGATCACCAACGCGCTCATCGTGGACCACTGGGGCATCGTCAAGGCCGACATCGGCGTGCGCGGCTGCCGCATTGCGGCCATCGGCAAGGCCGGTAACCCGGACGTGCAGTCGGGCGTGGACATCGTCATCGGCCCCGGCACCGAGGTCATCGCGGGCGAAGGTTTGATCGTCACCGCCGGCGGCATCGACAGCCACATCCATTTCATCTGCCCGCAGCAGATCGAACATTCACTGGCCAGCGGCGTCACCACCATGCTGGGTGGCGGCACCGGGCCGGCCACCGGCACCTTCGCCACCACCTGCACGCCGGGGCCTGAGAACCTGGCGCGCATGCTGAAGTCGGCCGATGCCTTCGCCATGAACCTGGGCTTCCTGGGCAAGGGCAACGCCAGCCAGCCGCAGGCCTTGCGCCAGCAGGTGGAAGCCGGCGCCATCGGCCTGAAGCTGCACGAAGACTGGGGCACCACGCCGGCGGCGATCGATTGCTGCCTGGCCGTGGCCGAAGCCACCGACACCCAGGTGTCCATCCACAGCGACACGCTCAACGAGTCCGGCTTTGTGGAAGACACCATCGCCGCCACCAAGGGCCGCAGCCTGTGCGCCTTCCACACCGAAGGTGCGGGCGGTGGCCATGCGCCGGACATCCTGCGCGTGGTGGGCGAAGCCAACTTCCTGCCGTCCTCCACCAACCCCACGATGCCCTACACGGTGAACACCGTGGACGAGCACCTGGACATGCTGATGGTGTGCCACCACCTGGACGCGGGCATCGCCGAAGACCTGGCCTTTGCCGAAAGCCGCATCCGGCGCGAAACCATCGCCGCCGAAGACGTGCTGCACGACCTGGGCGCCATCAGCATGATGAGCAGCGACAGCCAGGCCATGGGCCGTGTGGGCGAAGTCATCATCCGCACCTGGCAGACCGCACACAAGATGAAGGCCCAGCGTGGCGCGCTGGAAGGTGACAGTTCAAGACATGACAACGCGCGGGTGAAGCGCTACATCGCCAAGTACACCATCAACCCCGCGCTGGCCAATGGCATTGCGCACGAAGTGGGCAGCATCGAGGTGGGCAAGTGGGCCGACCTGGTGCTGTGGAAGCCGGCCTTCTTCGGCGTGAAGCCGGCCTTGGTGTTGAAGGGCGGCTTCATCGCCGCGGCGGCCATGGGCGACCCCAATGCGTCCATCCCCACGCCGCAGCCGGTGCACATGCGGCCCATGTTCGGCGCCTACGGCGGCGCGCGGCATGCGGGCTCGCTCACCTTCATGAGCCAGGCCGCGGTGGCGGCCGGCCTGCCGCAGCATTTGCACTTAAGCAAGACCGTGTCCGCGGTGAAGGGCTGCCGCGGCGTGACCAAGCGGAACATGGTGCACAACAGCTACCTGCCGGCCATGGCCATCGACCCGCAGACCTACGAGGTGCGCGCCGACGGCGTGCTGCTGCGCTGCGACCCGGCGGCCGAGTTGCCCATGGCCCAGCGCTACTTTCTGTTCTGA
- a CDS encoding urease, beta subunit (PFAM: Urease beta subunit~TIGRFAM: urease, beta subunit), which translates to MIPGELFTDEGEHVLNAGRRTLGLVVENRGDRPIQVGSHYHFAETNAALHFDRTAAHGMRLNIASGTAVRFEPGQQRTVELVDYAGAREAWGFRGLVQGKL; encoded by the coding sequence ATGATCCCCGGCGAACTCTTCACCGACGAAGGCGAGCACGTGTTGAATGCCGGCCGGCGCACCCTGGGTCTGGTGGTGGAAAACCGCGGTGACCGGCCGATCCAGGTGGGTTCGCACTACCACTTTGCCGAGACCAACGCGGCGCTGCACTTTGATCGCACGGCTGCGCACGGCATGCGGCTGAACATTGCCTCGGGCACCGCGGTGCGCTTTGAACCCGGGCAGCAGCGCACGGTGGAACTGGTGGACTACGCGGGCGCGCGCGAAGCCTGGGGCTTCCGCGGCCTGGTGCAAGGAAAACTCTGA
- a CDS encoding urea ABC transporter, permease protein UrtC (PFAM: Branched-chain amino acid transport system / permease component~TIGRFAM: urea ABC transporter, permease protein UrtC) translates to MSAALPAAHALALQSRRGLLLGASGWAGVLAWVILVSVLVPVLNLLVPEGSVFHLSDYTVTLAGKILCYAICALAMDLIWGYTGILSLGHGLFFALGGYGMGMYLMRQIGRDGNYKSDLPDFMVFLNWKELPWHWALSDNFIAQMLLVVGVPGLLAFVFGWFAFRSRIKGVYFSIITQALTFAAMLLFFRNETGFGGNNGFTDFKRILGMPIATPGMRVFLFVLTGLVLLGFFLMARAIVNSKYGRVLQAIRDAETRVMFTGYNPVAYKLSIWTLSAVMCAIAGALYVPQVGIINPSEMSPAASIEIAIWAAVGGRATLIGPIVGAIFVNGAKSWFTVAFPEFWLYFLGALFIAVTLFLPHGIVGLLRKAKEKRA, encoded by the coding sequence ATGAGCGCCGCTCTTCCTGCTGCCCATGCCCTGGCCCTGCAGTCCCGCCGCGGCCTGCTGCTGGGCGCCAGCGGCTGGGCCGGGGTGCTGGCCTGGGTGATCCTGGTCAGCGTGCTGGTGCCGGTGCTGAACCTGCTGGTGCCCGAGGGCAGCGTTTTCCACCTGTCCGACTACACGGTGACGCTGGCCGGCAAGATCCTGTGCTACGCCATCTGCGCACTGGCCATGGACCTGATCTGGGGCTACACCGGCATCCTGAGCCTGGGCCACGGCCTGTTCTTCGCCCTGGGCGGCTACGGCATGGGCATGTACTTGATGCGCCAGATCGGCCGCGACGGCAACTACAAGAGCGACCTGCCCGACTTCATGGTCTTCCTGAACTGGAAGGAACTGCCCTGGCACTGGGCGCTGTCGGACAACTTCATCGCGCAGATGCTGCTGGTGGTGGGGGTGCCCGGCCTGCTGGCCTTCGTGTTCGGCTGGTTCGCCTTCCGCTCGCGCATCAAGGGCGTGTACTTCTCCATCATCACGCAGGCGCTCACCTTCGCGGCCATGCTGCTGTTCTTCCGCAATGAAACCGGCTTTGGCGGCAACAACGGATTCACCGACTTCAAGCGCATCCTGGGCATGCCCATTGCCACACCGGGCATGCGGGTCTTCCTGTTCGTGCTGACCGGCCTGGTGCTGCTGGGCTTTTTCCTGATGGCACGCGCCATCGTCAACAGCAAGTACGGCCGCGTGCTGCAGGCCATCCGCGACGCCGAGACGCGGGTGATGTTCACCGGCTACAACCCGGTGGCTTACAAGCTGAGCATCTGGACCCTGAGCGCGGTGATGTGCGCCATCGCCGGTGCGCTGTACGTGCCGCAGGTGGGCATCATCAACCCGAGCGAAATGTCGCCCGCGGCCAGCATCGAGATCGCCATCTGGGCCGCGGTGGGCGGCCGGGCCACGCTGATCGGCCCCATCGTCGGCGCCATCTTCGTCAACGGCGCCAAGAGCTGGTTCACGGTGGCCTTCCCCGAGTTCTGGCTCTACTTCCTGGGCGCGCTGTTCATCGCGGTGACGCTGTTCCTGCCGCACGGCATCGTGGGCCTGTTGCGCAAGGCCAAGGAGAAGCGGGCATGA
- a CDS encoding urease accessory protein UreH (PFAM: UreD urease accessory protein): MGWQAHLRVDYRRDGDTTRALDRHEGPLRVLRSLYPEGPGVCHQVLVHPPGGLVGGDTLDLTLKLGAGSHALLTTPGATRFYRSQGETALQRVQATLADGARLEWLPQETLAHAGCLAENRMQFDLAPGAQMLGWDVLALGLPASGQPFDRGRYAQRIAVTGTWLEQGVIDAGDRLLLDSPLGLAGQGVLATLWLASGSAWGAELRSTALDAARAEMASHELAATAGATSPQPGLLLLRVLAQRVEPALGLLRQVRLAWRRLAWGLEAAEPRVWRT; encoded by the coding sequence ATGGGCTGGCAGGCGCACCTGCGCGTTGACTACCGGCGCGACGGCGACACCACGCGCGCGCTGGACCGCCACGAAGGCCCGCTGCGCGTGCTGCGCAGCCTGTACCCGGAAGGTCCGGGCGTCTGTCACCAGGTGCTGGTGCACCCGCCCGGCGGGCTGGTCGGCGGCGACACGCTGGACCTGACGCTGAAATTGGGCGCAGGCAGCCATGCACTGCTGACCACGCCTGGCGCGACACGCTTCTACCGCAGCCAGGGCGAGACCGCGCTGCAGCGCGTGCAGGCCACGCTGGCCGATGGCGCACGCCTGGAATGGCTGCCACAGGAAACCCTGGCCCATGCCGGCTGCCTGGCGGAGAACCGCATGCAGTTCGACCTGGCGCCGGGCGCGCAGATGCTGGGCTGGGATGTGCTGGCCCTGGGCCTGCCGGCCAGTGGCCAGCCCTTTGATCGCGGCCGCTATGCGCAGCGCATCGCCGTCACCGGCACCTGGTTGGAACAGGGCGTGATCGACGCCGGCGACAGGCTGCTGCTGGATTCCCCGCTGGGCCTGGCCGGCCAGGGCGTGCTGGCCACGCTGTGGCTGGCCTCGGGCTCGGCCTGGGGCGCTGAACTTCGCAGCACAGCGCTCGACGCGGCCCGCGCCGAGATGGCCAGCCACGAACTGGCCGCGACCGCCGGCGCCACCTCGCCCCAGCCTGGCCTGTTGTTGCTGCGCGTGCTGGCGCAGCGCGTGGAGCCGGCCCTGGGCCTGCTGCGCCAGGTGCGCCTGGCCTGGCGCCGCCTGGCCTGGGGGCTGGAAGCGGCCGAGCCACGGGTCTGGCGTACCTGA